From a single Pseudalkalibacillus hwajinpoensis genomic region:
- a CDS encoding MBL fold metallo-hydrolase — MKIEFLGTGGAMSIPRPLCDCTVCVEAREKGVPYSRSGPSVFIHGPNVLIDTPEDSYMQLNRSNLNKIEGVFYSHWHPDHVMGRRVLESINADWINHPAQGTTSAVYVPEQVAVDFQSRLGTGQHLEFFKSQKYISLHELKDGETVTINGVTITPFRLSEDYVYAFLFEDEKSRVLIAPDELFGWEPPDLGEIDLAVLPTGVCEFHPVTGERQISSGHPVLLEESQTLGIIDKLTVNKVYLTHIEEPDRVSYDELAIVENQLQAEGKNISFAYDTLVVDTGEHA; from the coding sequence ATGAAAATTGAATTTCTAGGAACAGGTGGTGCAATGTCGATTCCTCGACCGCTTTGTGACTGTACGGTTTGTGTAGAAGCAAGAGAAAAAGGGGTTCCTTACAGCCGTTCCGGACCAAGTGTTTTTATACACGGACCGAACGTCCTAATTGATACGCCAGAAGATAGTTATATGCAGTTGAATCGATCGAACCTTAACAAAATTGAAGGGGTCTTCTATTCACATTGGCATCCGGATCACGTGATGGGGAGAAGGGTGCTAGAATCAATCAATGCCGATTGGATTAACCACCCGGCACAGGGGACGACGTCAGCTGTTTATGTTCCTGAACAGGTTGCAGTAGACTTTCAATCAAGATTAGGGACGGGACAGCACCTGGAGTTTTTTAAGAGCCAAAAGTACATCAGTCTTCATGAACTTAAAGATGGAGAGACTGTGACTATAAATGGTGTTACGATCACGCCGTTTCGCCTGTCAGAAGATTATGTATACGCCTTTTTGTTTGAAGATGAGAAAAGTAGAGTGTTGATTGCACCAGACGAGTTATTTGGTTGGGAGCCACCAGATCTTGGGGAGATCGATCTTGCGGTATTGCCAACAGGAGTATGTGAATTTCATCCGGTTACAGGTGAGCGTCAGATCAGTTCAGGTCACCCTGTTCTATTGGAGGAGAGTCAAACGCTAGGGATCATCGATAAGCTAACGGTTAATAAAGTGTATTTAACACACATCGAAGAGCCTGACCGCGTAAGCTATGATGAGCTTGCAATAGTCGAAAACCAACTTCAAGCGGAGGGGAAGAACATCTCTTTTGCTTACGATACGCT